The nucleotide window CTGCTCTAAGATATAGCCGCTCAGCTCGGGCGTACCCACCTGTCTGACCTCGGGCTTGACGCTTTGATGGGGCAGCGTCACCCGCAGCGCCGGCCCCAGGGGCTCGAGGCGGAACGGAGCCCCCGGCGGAATCTCCAGCACCACCCGTGTATAGCCCGCCTGGTCCCCGATACGCGGAGGATTGAGTTCTGCCGCCCAGGTCGGAGGAGTCAGCAAAGCAAAGCAGATCAACGCGGTTCTGAACATGGCTCTCAGGGGCCAGTGTACGCGCCAAGCATCCCCCTTGGGGTGAATTGGGTTTTTTATGTGGCCTTAAGCTGCCTCTCAGCCGCGCCAGTGGGGTGCGCCTCACACCACCCTGCGCCGCCAATTCGACACCAGCAGGCTCGAGGCCAGCGTCAAAGCGGCCAGCAGGCTGACCGCGCCGCTCACCTCGGTGCGGGTGGGCTTCCATCCCACCACCTTGCCCAGCTTGCGGTAAGCCTCATAGAGTGCCTGGGCCGACTCGGCGGCATAGTATTCCCCACCCGTAGCCTGGGCTATAGCACGCAGGGTATGCTCGTCAAAGGCCATCCAGTTGTTGAAGTAAAAATCATCCTCGCTCTGGCGCCTGCCCAGGCCGATGGTGTGGACTACCACCCCCATCTGTTTGGCCTGTTCGGCGACCTCGAGCGGCTCCACCCCCCAGTTGTTGCGCCCGTCCGACAACAGCACCACGGTCGAGGGCCCCAGCGGCTTGCCTGCTTCGTCGAGCGGGAACTGCAGCAGGCTCTCCCGCAGCCCCTCGCCGATCGCCGTCCTACGGGCGAGCTCGAGGTTTTCGATCCGCTCGAGGACCCGCTGGTGATCGGTGGTGAGGGGGACTTCGGTGGTAGCGTACCCCGCGAAACTCACCAACCCCACCTTGGCCCCGGGCGGCAGGGCCTTCACGAAGCTCTGGGCCGCGGCCTTGGCCGCCTCGATGCGGCTGGGCTCGATGTCGGTGGCCCGCATAGAGAGGCTGATGTCGATCGTCAATATGACCCCAGCCAGGTTATCGGGCATCAGAAGGGTGGCCTGGGGACGAGCCAAGGCCACAATACCCAGGGCCAGGGCCACGAGGTACAACCCCGCCCCCAGGTGCCGCTTCCAGGGGGACTGGGGAATGGGGGCAAACTGAGCGGGGTTGGGGAAGAGCACGTAGGCGCTCGAGGCCGCCCTGCCGATCCTGCGGCGATACTCCCACACCAGGACGGGCAAAAGCAATAGCAGCAACAGCAACTGCGGCGCCTGAAAAACCATGATTACCCTCGAGGATACCGCTCGAGTTTGTAGTTTTGGTGAAGGCGCGATGGTGGGCCGGAGCACGCTTCAAGCGTGCTCCGAAAGCACCCGCGAACATGCCTGAGGTGGCCATTGACATCGGCTACTTCTGAAATAGGTCTAGCCAGTGGCCTCCTTGCCCTTGCGGATGCCCTGCAGCACCAGTTCGGAGAGGTCGAGTACCTGCGGGGCCTGGCCCTCGGGTTCCTGGGCAGTTTCCACATTCATCATCTGCATGCAGAAGGGGCAGCCTACGGCGATGGTGCTGGCTCCTGTGGCCTTGAGTTCGCGGTAGCGGTTGGCGCTCACCCGCTCGGTGCCCGGCTCCTCTTCCTTCCAGAACTGGGCCCCTCCGGCTCCGCAGCAGAAGGAGTTCTTGCCGTGACGCGCAGGCTCGGTGAGCTTGAGGCCCACGTCCTTGAGCACTTCGCGGGGCTGGGCGAAGACCCCGTTGTGGCGTCCCAAGTAGCAAGGGTCGTGGTAGGTCACCTCGCCATTCACCGGAAGCGGCTGCAGGCGCCCAGCGTCGATGAGTTCGGCGATGTACTCGCTGTGATGCTTGACCGTGTAGACCCCGCCGAAATCTTTGTACTCGTTGGCCAAGGTGTGGAAGCAGTGGGGGCAGGTGGTGACGATGGTCTTGGGTTTGGCCTCCATCGCGGCGTTGAGGGTGGCCACGTTTTCCTCAGCCAATTGGGCGAAGAGGTACTCGTTGCCGGCGCGGCGGGCGGCGTCGCCAGTGCACTTCTCGCGCTTGCCCAGGACAGCCCAGCTGGTCCCCGACTCGTGCAGGATCTCGGCGAAGGCCCTGGCGGTCTTCTGGGCCCTGGGGTCGTAGCTGGGCGCGCAGCCCACCCAGTAGAGCACCTCGGCCTCGGGGTTCTGCTCCACGGTGGGCACCTCGAAGGGCAGCCCCTCGGCCCAGGCCATGCGCTTGTCGGGGCTCATGTTCCAGGGGTTGCCGTTGCGCTCCATACCCCTGAAAGCCTGGGAGAGTTGGGCGGGGAACTCGCCTTGCATCATCACCCGCTCGCGACGCACGTCCACGATGTGCAGCATCTGCTCGTTGCCCACCGGGCAGACCTCGACGCAGGCGTTGCAGGTGGTGCAGGCCCACACCGCTTCGTCGTTGAGGGCGAAGTCCATCAGCGCCCTGGGGCTGGGCTCCCCTTTAGCGAAGGCGGGGAGGATCTGGTTGAGCTCGTAGCGCTCGCTGATCAGGATGGCGGCGGGACTCAGGGCCTTGCCGGTGGTATAGGCCGGGCAAACCTCCTGGCAGCGGTTGCACATGATGCAGCTATAGGCATCGAGCAGCCGGGGCCAGGTGAAGTCCTCGAGCCGAGCCACCCCCAGCCCATCCTCCTCGGCCTTCTCGAAGTCTATGGGCAGCAGTGCTCCGGGTTTTTCCTTCTTGAAGGCGATGTTGAGCGGGGCCAAAAACAGGTGAATATGCTTGGAGCGGGCAAAGTAGGGCAAAAACAGCAGGATCGAGCCCAGGGCGAACCACCAAAAGAGGTGCTCGAGAAAGATAATCTCGCGCTCCTCGAGGTTGCCCAGCAGGCTTCCGATGGCCGAGGCCACCGGCTGGTAGGGATCTGGCCCCACGTCGGCGGCCTGAGACGACTTGGAGAGCAGCCTCGAGCCCACGTGGAAGGCGATGAAGGCCCCCACGATCCCCGAGTCGCGGGGAATCCCCAAGCGTACGCGCTCGTGCAAGGGAACGTTCTCGCGCCAGGTGAAGTCTTTTGGCCGGGTCACGTAGCGGCGCAGCATGAGCCCTGCGATGCCCACCAGGATCAGTGCGGTCAGGATGTCGGCCACCAAGTTGAAGCCGTTCCAGAACCAGCCATCCCGTGTCTGGAGAGGGAAATAGCCCTCGAGCACGTCCACAAAGTTGACCAGCAGATAAAACACGAAGCCGAAAAACACGAAGGCGTGCAACAGCGAAACCCAGGGGCGCTTCTTGAAGACCGTCTGCTGGGTCAGCACCAGCCACAAGGCCCGGCCCAGCCGTACAGGCAGCCGGTCGAAACGGTTTTCGGGCTTACCCCGCGCAATGGCCCTGTACACGCGATAAAACGCCATCCCACCGAAGTAAGCGGAAGCGGCAGCCAGGAGCAGAAAGAGGATTTTCTCGGGTACGCTCAGCATCAGGCCTCCAAAAACTTATACTTGGTATAAGATTATATCCCGGACCTCGCTATAGTCTAGCCTCTTAGGTCTCACACCGTACGCAAGGGGCTGGGCCTCGAAGTGGCTTTCATTGACCAGGGTGTAGTAAGGACCGACCACGTCCCCCATGACCCTCGAGAGGGGGTAACCCATGCGCTGCCCGGTCGCCAAAGCCTCTCTCACCAAGGCCAGGGCCTCACGAGCCTTGCCAAAGTGGAGCTGGAACACCTCCCGAAGCACGATCATGACAACCTCCTCGGTCTTGCCGAAGCGCTGCGGTCCCTCTCGAGGGCGGACCAATCAGGGCGAATACTGAGCATACCCCCGCACCGTGGTCGCGCCTTGGCCCGATTCCAGACCCGCCCCCGGCATGAATGATGGGGAATAATGGGCAGCGATGAGCACTATCGCCGTCGCCTGGTTTTTGCTGCTGGCCTTTTCGGCCTTCAACCTCTACGCCGCCTATCGTCTGCTCAAAGCCCGCAA belongs to Calidithermus timidus DSM 17022 and includes:
- a CDS encoding VWA domain-containing protein; protein product: MVFQAPQLLLLLLLLPVLVWEYRRRIGRAASSAYVLFPNPAQFAPIPQSPWKRHLGAGLYLVALALGIVALARPQATLLMPDNLAGVILTIDISLSMRATDIEPSRIEAAKAAAQSFVKALPPGAKVGLVSFAGYATTEVPLTTDHQRVLERIENLELARRTAIGEGLRESLLQFPLDEAGKPLGPSTVVLLSDGRNNWGVEPLEVAEQAKQMGVVVHTIGLGRRQSEDDFYFNNWMAFDEHTLRAIAQATGGEYYAAESAQALYEAYRKLGKVVGWKPTRTEVSGAVSLLAALTLASSLLVSNWRRRVV
- a CDS encoding (Fe-S)-binding protein; the protein is MLSVPEKILFLLLAAASAYFGGMAFYRVYRAIARGKPENRFDRLPVRLGRALWLVLTQQTVFKKRPWVSLLHAFVFFGFVFYLLVNFVDVLEGYFPLQTRDGWFWNGFNLVADILTALILVGIAGLMLRRYVTRPKDFTWRENVPLHERVRLGIPRDSGIVGAFIAFHVGSRLLSKSSQAADVGPDPYQPVASAIGSLLGNLEEREIIFLEHLFWWFALGSILLFLPYFARSKHIHLFLAPLNIAFKKEKPGALLPIDFEKAEEDGLGVARLEDFTWPRLLDAYSCIMCNRCQEVCPAYTTGKALSPAAILISERYELNQILPAFAKGEPSPRALMDFALNDEAVWACTTCNACVEVCPVGNEQMLHIVDVRRERVMMQGEFPAQLSQAFRGMERNGNPWNMSPDKRMAWAEGLPFEVPTVEQNPEAEVLYWVGCAPSYDPRAQKTARAFAEILHESGTSWAVLGKREKCTGDAARRAGNEYLFAQLAEENVATLNAAMEAKPKTIVTTCPHCFHTLANEYKDFGGVYTVKHHSEYIAELIDAGRLQPLPVNGEVTYHDPCYLGRHNGVFAQPREVLKDVGLKLTEPARHGKNSFCCGAGGAQFWKEEEPGTERVSANRYRELKATGASTIAVGCPFCMQMMNVETAQEPEGQAPQVLDLSELVLQGIRKGKEATG